A DNA window from Gemella massiliensis contains the following coding sequences:
- a CDS encoding winged helix-turn-helix transcriptional regulator, giving the protein MEKNLPACPVELTLTLISNRWRILIIRDLLEGTKRFGELKRSVGNVSQKVLTANLREMEKSGLINRKVYAEVPPRVEYSLTDLGNSLELVINSLGSWGMTYRNKLENL; this is encoded by the coding sequence ATGGAAAAAAATTTACCGGCATGTCCTGTGGAACTGACACTAACTCTTATAAGTAATAGGTGGAGAATACTTATTATTCGTGATTTATTAGAGGGAACTAAACGTTTTGGAGAATTAAAAAGATCTGTAGGTAATGTATCACAAAAAGTTCTTACCGCCAATTTACGTGAAATGGAAAAAAGCGGATTAATTAATAGAAAAGTTTATGCAGAAGTACCGCCACGTGTTGAATATTCGTTAACGGATTTAGGAAATTCTTTAGAACTAGTGATAAACTCATTAGGTTCTTGGGGAATGACATATAGAAATAAACTGGAAAATTTATAA